Proteins encoded by one window of Fischerella sp. PCC 9605:
- a CDS encoding hybrid sensor histidine kinase/response regulator translates to MIIEDEELRSLYKAASAEHIQKIEAGLLHLEKYPHDFAKLEALLRETHSLKGDSRMLGVKDVETLTHQMEEILASVKRNERIFTPELFDSLYQALDAVRKIAQEAVTGQPAGVSVFHVLAQLMMVSSTDDTWSEILETAAESEVSVFSQPIVEQSLVFNDTVHLNGSHEPADAVTEIDDYQIDTIRVESQRLDKLFTQVGELVASKGQIANQKDEIDQIIALWEEWNREVSASRQIFTNLERHWSANEIQPLKNFYRQVENRLKDLGVHLNQLRNKTNECTTRLEIVANELESGVTSLRLLPLSTIFNLFPRTVRDLAKQQGKEVNLQIEGGETSVDKRILEEMKDPLMHILSNAIDHGVETPEERQQLGKSPTATISLRGYQTGNTITIEVSDDGRGLDIEAIKRSALRRGIRSQAELLRMSTAEIQTLIFAPGFSTRKAVTEISGRGVGLDVVRANVERLKGTIQVEFTPGQGCLFRITVNNILATTQVLIVQVNEHPYAIPIGFVETMLLVSPQEIFTDEGSQTFSFQGQSVSVVWLADLLGLPVKVPTSTQALNTAAKTIPCMILQIGSERLGLLVNTVLEQQDIVVKPQSKLLKRIRNVSGATILGTGKVCTVLNPPDLFKSAKKTVVSITVRELTEKAQLKQKILLIEDSIPIRTQMRRILESAGYEVTAAVDGQDGLDKLKADKFDAIVSDIQMPNLDGLKFTAKIRQIPEYRKLPVILVTTLASEEDKRLGAEAGADAYITKSDFEQGVLLDTLRRLM, encoded by the coding sequence ATGATTATAGAAGATGAAGAACTGCGATCGCTTTACAAAGCAGCTAGTGCAGAACACATTCAAAAAATAGAAGCTGGGTTGCTTCATCTCGAAAAGTATCCTCACGACTTTGCCAAACTTGAGGCATTACTACGAGAAACCCATTCTCTTAAAGGAGATTCCCGGATGTTGGGAGTAAAAGATGTAGAAACTCTCACTCATCAAATGGAAGAAATTCTCGCCAGCGTGAAGCGGAATGAGCGAATTTTCACCCCCGAACTGTTTGACAGCCTCTATCAGGCACTGGATGCTGTTCGTAAAATTGCCCAAGAAGCCGTCACCGGACAACCAGCAGGAGTTAGCGTCTTTCATGTGTTAGCTCAACTAATGATGGTTAGCTCAACTGATGATACATGGTCAGAAATTCTGGAAACTGCTGCTGAATCCGAAGTTTCTGTTTTTTCCCAACCGATTGTGGAGCAATCCTTAGTCTTTAACGATACAGTCCACCTTAACGGTTCCCATGAGCCAGCAGACGCTGTGACTGAGATCGATGACTACCAAATTGACACCATCCGTGTTGAATCGCAAAGGCTTGATAAGCTATTCACTCAAGTGGGTGAATTGGTGGCTAGTAAAGGTCAGATTGCCAATCAAAAGGATGAAATCGACCAAATTATTGCCCTGTGGGAAGAGTGGAACCGGGAAGTCTCTGCTAGCCGTCAGATATTTACAAACCTAGAGCGACACTGGTCAGCCAATGAAATCCAACCTCTGAAAAATTTCTATCGCCAAGTTGAAAACCGCCTTAAAGATCTGGGAGTGCACCTGAATCAACTCCGGAATAAAACCAATGAGTGCACTACTAGACTTGAAATTGTAGCTAATGAACTCGAATCAGGAGTTACCTCCCTGCGATTGCTACCATTGTCTACAATTTTCAATCTCTTTCCCCGCACGGTGCGCGATTTAGCCAAGCAGCAAGGCAAAGAAGTAAATTTGCAAATCGAAGGTGGAGAGACTAGCGTAGACAAGCGGATTTTAGAAGAGATGAAAGATCCGCTGATGCACATCCTCAGCAATGCCATAGATCACGGCGTGGAAACACCCGAGGAACGTCAACAACTTGGTAAGTCTCCGACGGCGACGATTAGCTTGCGGGGTTATCAAACTGGCAACACAATTACTATCGAAGTTTCAGACGATGGTCGCGGTTTAGATATCGAAGCGATTAAACGATCGGCACTGCGTCGTGGTATTCGCTCGCAAGCAGAACTGTTACGAATGTCCACAGCGGAAATTCAAACATTGATATTTGCGCCTGGCTTCTCCACTCGTAAAGCAGTCACTGAGATTTCTGGTAGAGGAGTTGGTCTGGATGTTGTACGTGCCAATGTCGAGCGCTTGAAGGGAACTATCCAAGTGGAATTTACACCTGGCCAGGGGTGTTTGTTTCGCATTACAGTAAATAACATTCTGGCAACCACCCAAGTCTTGATTGTCCAAGTCAACGAACATCCCTATGCTATTCCTATAGGTTTTGTGGAAACAATGCTTTTAGTATCCCCGCAGGAAATTTTTACGGATGAAGGCAGTCAAACGTTTTCATTTCAAGGACAGTCTGTCTCGGTTGTGTGGTTGGCAGATTTATTAGGCTTACCTGTGAAAGTACCTACATCAACCCAAGCTTTAAATACTGCGGCGAAAACTATTCCCTGCATGATTTTACAGATTGGCTCTGAGCGTTTGGGACTGCTGGTAAACACTGTATTAGAGCAACAAGACATTGTTGTGAAGCCGCAGAGTAAGTTACTCAAACGAATTCGCAATGTATCGGGTGCTACTATCCTCGGCACTGGAAAAGTTTGCACGGTGCTCAATCCACCAGATTTGTTTAAATCGGCCAAGAAAACAGTTGTATCGATTACGGTTCGGGAATTAACAGAAAAAGCACAACTCAAACAGAAGATTCTTCTGATCGAAGATTCCATTCCCATTCGTACCCAAATGCGGCGGATTCTGGAGAGTGCTGGTTACGAAGTCACAGCAGCTGTAGACGGTCAAGACGGTTTGGACAAGCTGAAGGCAGATAAATTCGATGCGATTGTCTCGGATATACAAATGCCAAATCTGGATGGACTAAAATTTACTGCCAAAATCCGCCAGATACCAGAATACAGAAAATTACCTGTCATTTTGGTGACAACTCTGGCTTCAGAAGAAGATAAACGCCTGGGTGCAGAAGCCGGTGCAGACGCTTACATTACCAAGAGTGATTTTGAACAGGGAGTTTTATTAGATACATTGAGGAGATTAATGTAA
- a CDS encoding chemotaxis protein CheB, with the protein MQFSKKKVVLIEDSPVALEILQRLLNSSPDVDVVGTARDGVEGLEVISQTNPDVICTDLLMDNMDGLELTKRIMAEDPRPILVISNFVQKTDIDNVFRLLQAGAADVFPKPSTDSPTDYEKLKAALIAKIKVLSSMKVALRRQQQLMTAPVELSTSGSILRSESLITNVGSRIKIICIGASTGGLQTIQKILSQLPSNFPLPVICTLHLSEGILSGLVNWLSSECQLRVKIAQVGEYPLPGTIYFAPEKHHLELDFLGKFAYVKALPGEKHCPSITITFKSIANFYSRATVGVLLSGLGSDGAEGLQMISQVGGMTIAQNEKSGAIFGMVKEAIALGAAQNLLEVEEIAPFLLKTISGQ; encoded by the coding sequence ATGCAGTTCTCCAAAAAGAAAGTGGTTTTAATTGAGGATTCTCCTGTTGCTTTGGAAATTTTACAAAGATTATTAAATTCTTCACCAGACGTTGATGTGGTCGGTACGGCACGTGATGGCGTAGAAGGTCTAGAGGTGATTTCTCAGACCAATCCGGATGTGATTTGTACAGACTTACTTATGGATAATATGGATGGTCTGGAGTTGACCAAACGCATCATGGCTGAAGACCCCCGACCAATTTTGGTGATCAGTAATTTTGTCCAAAAAACAGATATAGACAATGTCTTTCGGCTCCTGCAAGCTGGAGCAGCAGATGTTTTCCCCAAACCATCCACCGATTCACCCACCGACTACGAAAAACTCAAGGCTGCCCTCATTGCCAAGATCAAAGTCCTTTCTAGTATGAAAGTCGCTCTCAGACGGCAACAACAGTTAATGACCGCTCCTGTAGAACTGTCAACTTCTGGATCTATCCTCAGAAGCGAATCATTAATTACCAATGTTGGCTCTCGCATCAAGATCATCTGTATAGGAGCTTCCACAGGAGGTCTGCAAACTATCCAGAAGATTCTCAGTCAATTGCCTAGTAATTTTCCCTTGCCTGTGATCTGTACGCTGCATCTGAGTGAAGGTATTTTATCAGGGCTGGTAAACTGGCTGTCTTCTGAGTGTCAGTTGCGGGTCAAAATTGCCCAAGTAGGAGAGTATCCTTTACCAGGAACAATTTATTTTGCTCCAGAAAAGCATCATTTGGAATTAGACTTTCTGGGCAAGTTCGCTTACGTAAAGGCTTTACCGGGAGAGAAGCATTGTCCCTCTATTACAATCACCTTTAAATCTATCGCCAACTTCTACAGCAGGGCAACTGTAGGAGTTTTATTAAGCGGACTTGGTAGTGACGGTGCAGAAGGCTTACAGATGATTTCTCAAGTCGGAGGTATGACGATCGCTCAAAATGAGAAAAGTGGTGCAATATTTGGCATGGTTAAAGAAGCGATCGCCCTAGGTGCGGCTCAAAATTTACTTGAGGTTGAAGAAATCGCCCCCTTCTTGCTAAAGACCATATCCGGTCAGTAG